One window of the Colletotrichum destructivum chromosome 4, complete sequence genome contains the following:
- a CDS encoding Putative major facilitator superfamily, MFS transporter superfamily, which yields MAEKVVKEPVPGVAEDKKTSPPNPTFEEKLDTWNGSRTNSYRFFVTLWSFIIMGMNDAAIGALIPYIEAYYNITYTVVALLFLSPFVGYLMAALSNNLIHHKLGQRGVAVLGPVSRIIGYVPLALHPPYPALPVVLLFAGFGNGLEDSAWNAWVGNMQNANELLGILHGAYGLGATIGPLIASAMVARGQKLPWYTFYYVMIGVTVVDFFVAITAFWKATGKVHRETHQSSTGDERTTTRTVLKEPVTWLLAVFLLGYVGAEVSLGGWIVTFMLRVRHAEPFLAGVTVVLFWLGLTIGRVLLGFITGRIGEKRAIAIYLLLSIALELFYWLVPNFVASVIFVALLGFFLGPLFPAAIVAATKLLPNDYHVSAIGFAAAFGGGGAAIFPFAIGAIAQKKGVQVLQPIILAILVFILLLWLCLPGGMRRGGLERARENKEGLGIDVKNVFRWIGRRPRKSP from the exons ATGGCTGAGAAGGTTGTCAAGGAGCCTGTCCCAGGCGTAGCCGAAGACAAGAAAACATCCCCCCCAAATCCCACtttcgaggagaagctggatACATGGAACGGAAGTCGTACCAACTCATACCGGTTCTTTGTAACCCTTTGGAGTTTCATAATAATGGGCATGAACGATGCCGCCATTGGT GCCTTGATTCCCTAT ATTGAAGCCTATTACAATATCACAtacaccgtcgtcgccctgctctttctttccccctttGTCGGCTACCTGATGGCAGCCCTCTCGAACAACCTAATCCACCACAAGCTCGGTCAACGGGGCGTCGCCGTTCTGGGTCCCGTCAGCCGTATAATCGGATATGTTCCTCTCGCCCTGCACCCTCCGTACCCGGCACTCCCCGTAGTTCTGCTTTTTGCCGGGTTCGgcaacggcctcgaggacagCGCCTGGAACGCCTGGGTAGGTAACATGCAGAACGCCAACGAGCTGCTCGGGATCCTTCACGGCGCCTACGGTCTAGGCGCCACAATCGGTCCTCTTATCGCATCGGCCATGGTAGCCAGGGGCCAGAAGCTGCCGTGGTATACGTTTTACTATGTAATGATCGGCGTGACGGTGGTTGACTTTTTCGTTGCCATCACGGCTTTCTGGAAAGCCACCGGCAAAGTCCACCGGGAGACTCATCAATCTTCGACAGGCGATGagagaacgacgacgaggacggtgTTGAAAGAACCCGTCACCTGGCTCCTGGCTGTTTTCCTACTGGGTTATGTTGGAGCTGAGGTCAGCCTGGGTGGTTGGATTGTCACATTTATGCTTCGTGTGCGGCATGCCGAGCCTTTTCTGGCCGGTGTCACAGTGGTCTTGTTTTG GCTAGGGCTCACGATAGGCCGAGTGTTGCTGGGATTCATCACGGGGCGGATTGGAGAGAAgcgcgccatcgccatctACTTGCTCCTCTCCATCGCGCTCGAGCTATTCTACTGGCTGGTTCCGAACTTCGTTGCCTCCGTCATATTTGTCGCCCTTCTTGGGTTTTTCCTCGGACCCCTATTTCCTGCTGCGATCGTCGCCGCGACCAAACTGCTTCCCAACGACTACCACGTCAGCGCGATTGGCTTTGCCGCCGCTtttggcggtggcggtgctGCGATTTTCCCGTTCGCCATCGGGGCCATTGCGCAGAAGAAAGGCGTCCAGGTTTTGCAGCCCATCATCCTGGCCATACTGGTGTTCATCCTCCTGCTGTGGCTCTGTCTTCCTGGAGGCATGCGGCGAGGCGGGCTCGAGAGGGCGAGAGAAAACAAAGAAGGCCTGGGCATCGATGTTAAGAACGTCTTCAGGTGGATAGGCCGACGACCCAGAAAGTCACCTTGA